Proteins encoded by one window of Sphingomonas ginkgonis:
- a CDS encoding sulfite exporter TauE/SafE family protein has translation MDIYLPIAGQSVNALFIVVLGGLVGLLSGMFGVGGGFLTTPLLIFYGIPPAVAVGSATTQITGASVSGALAHWRRGGIDVRMGLVMIAGGFAGSIAGAAIFRLLARSGQIDTVIGILYVLLLGSIGGLMLKESIEALGWRTKPQPPSPRRRHNRWVASLPLRWRFYASGLYISPLAPMALGFAAGILTVLLGVGGGFILVPAMIYVLGMTARVVIGTSLLMILAVSAATTLIQSVTNHSVDIVLAGLLLVGGVIGAQYGARLTLRLKPDLLRLILSVIILLVALRMAIGLAWRPDEIYTIDAL, from the coding sequence ATGGACATCTATCTTCCGATCGCCGGCCAGTCGGTCAATGCGCTCTTCATCGTCGTCCTCGGCGGGCTGGTCGGGCTGCTGAGCGGCATGTTCGGGGTCGGCGGCGGCTTCCTGACGACCCCGCTGCTCATCTTCTACGGCATCCCGCCCGCCGTGGCGGTGGGTTCCGCCACGACCCAGATCACCGGTGCGAGCGTGTCCGGCGCGCTCGCGCACTGGCGCCGCGGCGGAATCGACGTGCGGATGGGCCTGGTGATGATCGCCGGCGGCTTCGCGGGCTCGATCGCCGGCGCCGCCATCTTCCGCCTCCTCGCGCGCAGCGGACAGATCGATACGGTGATCGGGATCCTTTACGTGCTGCTGCTCGGTTCGATCGGCGGGCTGATGCTGAAGGAAAGCATCGAGGCGCTGGGCTGGCGGACCAAGCCGCAGCCGCCGAGCCCGCGCCGGCGGCACAACCGCTGGGTCGCCTCGCTCCCGCTGCGGTGGCGCTTCTATGCGTCGGGGCTCTACATCTCGCCGCTCGCGCCGATGGCGCTGGGTTTCGCCGCGGGGATTCTCACCGTCCTGCTCGGGGTGGGCGGCGGCTTTATCCTCGTTCCCGCGATGATCTACGTGCTCGGCATGACCGCGCGGGTCGTGATCGGGACCAGCCTGCTGATGATCCTGGCGGTCAGCGCCGCGACCACCCTCATCCAGTCGGTGACGAACCACAGCGTCGACATCGTGCTGGCCGGGCTGCTGCTGGTCGGGGGCGTGATCGGCGCGCAATATGGCGCCCGGCTGACGCTTCGGCTCAAGCCCGACCTGCTGCGCCTCATCCTGTCGGTCATCATCCTTCTCGTCGCGCTGCGGATGGCAATCGGGCTCGCCTGGCGCCCCGACGAGATCTACACGATCGACGCCTTGTGA